From one Streptomyces sp. NBC_01478 genomic stretch:
- a CDS encoding FtsX-like permease family protein, giving the protein MNLFGTGALGRVVRSGVGRRRVQTVVIAVATMMAVAAAVIAGSLIVASNAPFDHAFAKQHGPHITAQFDPAKASAAQLRATTRLDGVTASAGPFPSTTISPVDPDGGYLPDLSLVGRSGPHGDVDELDLQSGRWAAKPGEVVLSSSFKGPFLELGSTLKASDAADSPTLKIVGFAVSAGRTADAWATPGQVSALASKDTPVTNQMLYRFDSAGTKAQISADREKLTAAVPSGALVGTQSYLDTKRAADTGAAATIPFMVAFGVLGIVMSVIIISSVISGAVGAGLRRIGILKAIGFTPREVVRAYVAQALIPAGAGIALGVVLGNVLAVPLLEDTERVYGSASLTVAWWVDVVVPAVTLLVVGIAALVPALRAGRLRTVEAIAIGRAPRTGRGQWAHRAAGRLPLPRAVTYGFASPFAHPVRTAAMLLAVAFGTVAATFAVGLTSSLNAVGTASDPEDRAAVTAIVGGPTVPGGAGGGVRHMRPQAGSAGLPSADPAKVRAAIEAQAGTSSYYGMSKDDVTVVGISGSVQATLYQGDSRPGSYEMISGHWITGAGQVVVPTGFLERTDTKIGDTVRVTLGKDTQTLKIVGEAFDTSNDGLSIHADLASFAGAKPQVFQIEVKPGVSPAAYAEKLHTVVEPMGGDVIANSSSPQENMILVLDAIAVLLTLMLVSVAGLGVLNSVVLDTRERVHDLGVCKALGMSPRQTVSLVLASVAGIGVLGGLLGVPLGFALHGFVLPVMGHAAGTDLPPSILDVYDTPQLVLLGLAGVAIAMLGALLPAGWAAKARTATALRTE; this is encoded by the coding sequence ATGAACCTCTTCGGCACCGGCGCGCTCGGCCGGGTCGTCCGCTCCGGGGTGGGCCGACGCCGGGTGCAGACGGTGGTGATCGCCGTGGCCACCATGATGGCCGTCGCCGCGGCCGTCATCGCCGGGTCGCTCATCGTCGCCTCGAACGCCCCCTTCGACCACGCCTTCGCGAAGCAGCACGGTCCGCATATCACCGCGCAGTTCGATCCGGCCAAGGCGAGTGCGGCGCAACTGAGGGCGACGACGCGGCTGGACGGCGTCACCGCGAGCGCGGGGCCGTTTCCGTCGACGACCATCAGCCCGGTCGATCCGGACGGCGGGTACCTGCCGGACCTGAGTCTGGTCGGGCGGTCCGGTCCGCACGGCGATGTGGACGAACTGGACCTGCAGTCCGGCCGGTGGGCCGCGAAGCCGGGCGAGGTCGTTCTCTCCTCGTCGTTCAAAGGCCCCTTCCTGGAGCTCGGTTCCACCCTGAAGGCTTCGGACGCCGCCGACAGCCCGACCCTGAAGATCGTCGGCTTCGCGGTGTCGGCCGGCAGGACCGCCGATGCCTGGGCGACCCCGGGGCAGGTCAGCGCGCTGGCCTCGAAGGACACCCCGGTCACGAATCAGATGCTCTACCGCTTCGACTCCGCGGGCACCAAGGCACAGATCTCCGCAGACCGCGAGAAGCTCACCGCCGCCGTGCCGTCCGGGGCCCTGGTCGGCACCCAGTCCTACCTGGACACCAAGCGTGCCGCCGACACGGGCGCGGCGGCGACCATCCCGTTCATGGTGGCCTTCGGCGTGCTCGGCATCGTGATGTCCGTGATCATCATCAGCAGCGTGATCAGCGGCGCGGTCGGCGCCGGCCTGCGCAGGATCGGCATCCTCAAGGCCATCGGCTTCACCCCGCGCGAGGTCGTGCGGGCCTATGTGGCCCAGGCGCTGATCCCGGCAGGCGCCGGTATCGCCCTCGGGGTCGTACTGGGCAATGTGCTGGCCGTTCCGCTGCTGGAGGACACCGAGCGGGTGTACGGCAGCGCCTCGCTGACAGTGGCCTGGTGGGTGGACGTCGTCGTACCGGCCGTCACGCTGCTGGTCGTCGGGATCGCGGCGCTGGTCCCCGCGCTGCGGGCCGGGAGGCTGCGCACGGTCGAGGCCATCGCGATCGGCCGGGCCCCCCGCACCGGGCGCGGCCAGTGGGCACACCGGGCGGCCGGGCGGCTGCCGCTGCCGCGGGCGGTGACCTACGGCTTCGCCAGTCCCTTCGCACATCCGGTCCGTACGGCCGCGATGCTGCTCGCGGTGGCCTTCGGCACGGTCGCGGCGACCTTCGCGGTGGGACTGACCTCGTCCCTGAACGCGGTCGGCACCGCGTCCGATCCCGAGGACCGCGCGGCGGTCACCGCCATCGTCGGCGGGCCGACCGTCCCGGGTGGCGCCGGAGGCGGAGTTCGCCACATGCGCCCCCAGGCAGGAAGTGCCGGTCTTCCGTCCGCCGACCCGGCGAAGGTCCGCGCCGCCATCGAAGCGCAGGCCGGCACGTCTTCGTACTACGGCATGTCCAAGGACGATGTCACCGTGGTGGGGATCTCCGGCTCGGTCCAGGCCACCCTCTACCAGGGCGATTCACGTCCCGGCAGCTACGAGATGATCTCCGGGCACTGGATCACCGGCGCGGGGCAGGTCGTCGTGCCCACAGGTTTCCTGGAACGGACCGACACCAAGATCGGCGACACGGTCCGGGTGACCCTCGGGAAGGACACCCAGACCCTGAAGATCGTCGGCGAGGCCTTCGACACCTCGAACGACGGCCTGTCGATCCACGCGGACCTCGCCAGCTTCGCCGGGGCCAAGCCTCAGGTCTTCCAGATCGAGGTGAAGCCGGGCGTCTCCCCCGCCGCGTACGCCGAGAAGCTCCACACGGTGGTCGAGCCGATGGGCGGCGACGTCATCGCCAACTCCTCCTCGCCACAGGAGAACATGATCCTCGTCCTGGATGCGATCGCGGTGCTGCTCACCCTCATGCTGGTCTCCGTGGCAGGCCTCGGTGTGCTCAACTCCGTCGTCCTCGACACCCGCGAACGCGTCCACGACCTGGGCGTCTGCAAGGCACTCGGTATGTCGCCGCGGCAGACCGTGAGCCTCGTACTCGCCTCGGTGGCCGGGATCGGCGTGCTCGGCGGACTGCTCGGGGTACCTCTCGGGTTCGCGCTGCACGGCTTCGTGCTGCCGGTGATGGGGCACGCGGCGGGCACCGATCTGCCACCGTCGATCCTCGATGTGTACGACACTCCTCAGCTGGTGCTGCTGGGGCTGGCCGGCGTCGCGATCGCCATGCTGGGGGCGCTCCTCCCGGCCGGCTGGGCGGCCAAGGCCCGCACGGCGACGGCACTTCGCACGGAGTAG
- a CDS encoding thioesterase II family protein, which produces MSTPINTSSEWLRGYDERLDAQVRMVCFPHAGGSAAFYRPWHQGLPPLVELHAVQYPGRGERRMAPLVDDVLTMAGHIVDHLAPLLDRPLALFGHSMGAFIAYEVARRLDERGAPPVHLFASGQIAPWTPGDARSDTFQAHSRPDVGIADADDEEVVRHLARLGGTEAELLADPGMRKIFLPYIRNDFRMLQSYRPTVGPPLTTPITALTGADDPMATPALAAQWRNLTSSHFALEVFPGGHFFLLPEQAAVLDLIATRLAACQELTP; this is translated from the coding sequence ATGAGCACGCCGATCAACACCTCGTCCGAATGGCTCCGCGGCTACGACGAGCGGCTCGATGCCCAGGTCCGCATGGTCTGCTTTCCGCATGCCGGGGGATCGGCGGCCTTCTACCGGCCATGGCACCAGGGACTGCCGCCCCTGGTCGAACTGCACGCGGTGCAGTACCCGGGACGGGGCGAGCGCCGGATGGCACCGTTGGTCGACGACGTCCTGACCATGGCCGGACACATCGTGGACCACCTGGCCCCACTGCTCGACCGGCCGCTGGCCCTGTTCGGCCACAGCATGGGCGCTTTCATCGCCTACGAGGTGGCGCGGCGCCTCGACGAGCGCGGCGCGCCGCCGGTGCACCTGTTCGCCTCGGGGCAGATCGCGCCGTGGACTCCGGGCGATGCGCGGAGCGACACGTTCCAGGCCCACAGCCGTCCCGACGTCGGCATCGCGGACGCAGACGACGAGGAGGTGGTCCGTCATCTGGCGCGTCTTGGCGGCACCGAGGCCGAACTCCTGGCCGACCCCGGGATGCGCAAGATCTTCCTGCCCTACATCCGCAACGACTTCCGGATGCTCCAGTCCTACCGTCCGACAGTCGGTCCGCCGCTGACCACTCCGATCACGGCGCTCACCGGTGCCGACGACCCGATGGCCACCCCCGCCCTGGCCGCCCAGTGGCGGAACCTGACATCCTCGCACTTCGCCCTGGAGGTGTTCCCCGGCGGACACTTCTTCCTGCTGCCGGAGCAGGCTGCGGTGCTGGACCTCATTGCCACGCGCCTGGCCGCATGCCAGGAACTCACTCCCTAG
- a CDS encoding LLM class flavin-dependent oxidoreductase: MPSWQDRTPQEYRRRVVDVARWTEQAGFRGALVYTDNTLVDAWAAAQLAIDNTERFVPLVAVNPVDAHPFAVAKTISTLAFLYGRRVDLNLVTGGFSKHLRELGCELGHRERYDRLAEYGDIIRQLTAAPSAVTYTGKYYALDAAAVSPPADPALAPDLYVSGASDDCRDAAQMLGVDRLSYPHQIDSYQGDRPLAGCGVRFGVIARDDAEEAWRVAHERFPSSESGEKLHEWAVGKVESHWHLKLSRDALRSHEPKGVYWLYPFRAYQTFCPYLVGTYADVGAMLQRYIALGVSTLILDDVVEQEDLHHTTTALNHAYTQAG; the protein is encoded by the coding sequence ATGCCTTCCTGGCAGGATCGGACACCGCAGGAATACCGCCGCCGGGTCGTCGACGTGGCCCGCTGGACCGAGCAGGCGGGCTTTCGCGGCGCGCTGGTCTACACCGACAACACACTCGTGGACGCCTGGGCCGCGGCGCAGCTCGCCATCGACAACACCGAGCGGTTCGTCCCCCTGGTCGCGGTCAACCCTGTGGACGCCCACCCGTTCGCCGTCGCCAAGACGATCAGCACCCTGGCGTTCCTCTACGGGCGGCGCGTCGACCTGAACCTGGTCACCGGCGGGTTCTCCAAGCACCTGCGGGAACTGGGCTGCGAACTGGGCCACCGGGAGCGCTACGACCGGCTGGCCGAGTACGGCGACATCATCCGGCAGCTGACGGCAGCGCCGTCGGCGGTGACGTACACCGGCAAGTACTACGCCTTGGACGCCGCCGCCGTCAGCCCGCCGGCCGATCCCGCCCTGGCGCCGGACCTGTATGTCTCGGGCGCCTCCGACGACTGCCGCGATGCCGCGCAGATGCTCGGCGTGGACCGGCTCTCCTACCCGCACCAGATAGACAGCTACCAGGGCGACCGGCCGTTGGCCGGCTGCGGGGTGCGCTTCGGCGTCATCGCCCGCGACGACGCCGAGGAGGCGTGGCGGGTCGCCCACGAGCGGTTCCCTTCGAGCGAGTCGGGGGAGAAACTGCACGAATGGGCCGTCGGCAAGGTCGAGTCGCACTGGCATCTGAAGCTTTCGCGCGACGCGCTGCGCTCGCACGAGCCGAAGGGGGTCTACTGGCTCTATCCGTTCCGGGCCTACCAGACGTTCTGCCCGTACCTGGTCGGGACCTACGCCGACGTCGGTGCGATGCTCCAGCGGTACATCGCGCTCGGAGTGAGCACCCTGATCCTGGACGACGTCGTGGAGCAAGAGGACCTGCACCACACCACGACCGCCCTGAACCACGCCTATACGCAGGCCGGGTGA
- a CDS encoding AMP-binding protein, translated as MQDHISTLHNVFAATARRHPELPAVELSASSISYAELERAAEALAESVTAAYGRVRSVALLAARSGVAYAGYLAALRLGAQVVPLNLKYPPRRNTAICELADVDVIIADASGQQWLEHCPSGTAPARPVLPLTDEELLAAVPDGSLPLSSAGPDDIAYLLFTSGSTGRPKGVPIRHRNVLAFLAHTVPRYEVGPGCRMSHTFDLTFDLSVYDLFVTWGGGATLVVPEAAELLSPVDYAVNRRLTHWFSVPSAVSAAAGLGGLSAGRVPGLRYSVFCGEQFTYAQAEAWSGFASESVVENIYGPTELTLACAEFRLPKERRDWPETVNDTVPIGVVYPGLEYVVTDDGELCVRGPQRFDGYLDARDNANRFLGHDGGAPSEAHYYRTGDRVRREDDGSLVHLGRLDNQVKIRGYRVELGEFETLLRRHPGVREAIVVPVQHRDATELMACYTGEPAREADLRRTLAAGMPVHLVPHVFLHVESMPLNPNGKIDRAIVAKLVAEQAKLTRP; from the coding sequence ATGCAGGACCACATCAGCACCCTCCACAACGTCTTCGCCGCCACAGCACGGCGCCACCCCGAGCTGCCGGCCGTCGAACTGTCCGCGTCGTCGATCAGCTACGCCGAGCTGGAGCGCGCGGCCGAGGCCCTGGCCGAGAGCGTCACCGCCGCATACGGCCGCGTCCGCTCGGTGGCCCTGCTGGCCGCACGCAGCGGTGTCGCCTACGCCGGGTATCTCGCGGCACTGCGCCTGGGCGCGCAGGTCGTGCCGTTGAACCTCAAGTATCCGCCGCGGCGCAACACCGCCATCTGCGAGCTGGCCGACGTCGACGTGATCATCGCCGACGCGTCCGGGCAGCAATGGCTCGAACACTGCCCCTCCGGCACCGCGCCGGCACGGCCGGTGCTGCCGCTGACCGACGAGGAACTCCTGGCCGCCGTCCCGGACGGTTCGCTGCCGCTGTCGTCCGCCGGCCCCGACGATATCGCCTACCTGTTGTTCACCTCTGGCTCCACCGGGCGGCCCAAGGGCGTGCCGATCCGCCACCGCAACGTCCTGGCATTCCTGGCGCACACCGTCCCCCGCTATGAGGTCGGCCCGGGCTGCCGCATGTCGCACACCTTCGACCTGACCTTTGACCTGTCGGTGTACGACCTCTTCGTCACCTGGGGCGGCGGTGCGACGCTGGTCGTGCCCGAAGCGGCCGAACTGCTGAGCCCCGTCGACTACGCGGTGAACCGGCGGCTCACGCACTGGTTCTCGGTGCCCTCGGCGGTCTCGGCCGCCGCTGGGCTCGGCGGTCTGTCCGCGGGCCGGGTGCCCGGGCTGCGCTACAGCGTGTTCTGCGGTGAGCAGTTCACCTACGCGCAGGCCGAGGCATGGAGCGGATTCGCCTCCGAATCGGTCGTGGAGAACATTTACGGCCCGACCGAATTGACGCTGGCGTGCGCGGAGTTCCGCCTGCCGAAGGAGCGCCGAGACTGGCCGGAGACCGTGAACGACACGGTGCCGATCGGCGTCGTCTACCCGGGCCTGGAGTACGTCGTCACCGACGACGGCGAGCTGTGTGTCCGCGGTCCGCAGCGTTTCGACGGCTACCTGGACGCGCGCGACAACGCCAACCGCTTCCTCGGCCACGACGGCGGCGCGCCGAGCGAGGCGCACTACTACCGCACCGGCGACCGGGTCCGCCGCGAAGACGACGGCAGCCTGGTCCACCTCGGCCGCCTCGACAACCAAGTCAAGATCCGCGGCTACCGGGTCGAGCTCGGCGAATTCGAGACCCTGCTGCGCCGTCATCCCGGCGTGCGGGAGGCCATCGTCGTGCCGGTGCAGCACCGCGACGCCACCGAGCTGATGGCCTGCTACACCGGTGAGCCCGCCCGCGAGGCCGACCTGCGCCGCACGCTGGCCGCGGGAATGCCGGTCCACCTGGTGCCGCACGTGTTCCTGCACGTGGAATCCATGCCCCTCAACCCCAACGGCAAGATCGACCGCGCCATCGTGGCGAAGCTCGTCGCCGAGCAGGCCAAGCTCACGCGGCCCTGA
- a CDS encoding amino acid adenylation domain-containing protein, whose translation MNVVPSTIPAPGASVSQVCDAARATLLDRLHGAPPATTWPADRGVPHRLPEQRRSTLVFEIPDDLADGLAAVVREQGVPVLATLAAGLQALLYRVASPWENAGVEEIVVGAGRDGSWAPLRQSLDLDTAFSDLALRAASDLRDAAGGEFVTGEQAVIAWEDVCRAAVLIGGGELPLDLVFAFDSENGRRGSLEYDGLRYAPDTAERIVASYLELLRAAIHDVKTPIGLLPLVSSPIRNPAAEADEMSGTSEWDVTAHELFDRAAARYPEAQALRWDGGEMTYAELKAAADRCAGRIGPARVVALSGPRCPELIVALLAILKSGAGYVPLDSAYPRERLDHMLTDSRAEVLIGPAGIDGALTVPEGVRVIDLHEMLVDAPGLPVDVWSAPHTPTTTADLCYVIYTSGSTGLPKGVGMPHRPLASLLDWQFRHSQAGPGWNTLQFAAFSFDVAFQEMFATWGTGGTLVLITDEVRRDPDRLADWLTEQSVHRLFLPFVALQQLAEVSLHSGRYPSALREVITAGEQLHVSPAVREFFHRTGASLENQYGPSETHVVTAERLSADPADWPELPAIGVPIDRAVVEILDERLQPLPDGVPGEICVSGVPLADGYLGRPDLTAERFVVRDPGVGPVGSAGARHARDAAGRTRVRTYRTGDFGTRLPDGRIQCLGRRDGQVKIRGFRVELGEVEAQILTQDGLAEAVVVVREGASDKQIIAYYLLAEGCDVPPRTLRSDLVRILPGHMVPFACVAVTALPLTPSGKVDRRTLAGRPLPEDPDAAYEAVLDERGMVEEAGAVPTIGDAADDGTASPFAELLVEIWADALARDAIGVHADLFALGAESATALEVASQLTEIFRLTVPVRVLFDRPTPAGQAAWFAAREAAGDGRLADIARLLLASEA comes from the coding sequence ATGAACGTCGTCCCCTCGACGATTCCGGCCCCCGGCGCATCGGTGTCGCAGGTTTGTGATGCCGCACGCGCAACGCTGCTCGACCGGCTTCATGGCGCACCGCCTGCCACCACGTGGCCCGCCGACCGCGGCGTACCGCACCGCCTGCCCGAACAGCGGCGTTCGACGCTGGTGTTCGAGATCCCGGACGACCTTGCCGACGGCCTCGCGGCTGTCGTGCGGGAGCAGGGCGTCCCGGTGCTCGCGACGTTGGCCGCCGGGCTGCAGGCGCTTCTGTACCGGGTCGCCTCGCCCTGGGAGAACGCCGGGGTCGAGGAGATCGTGGTCGGTGCCGGGCGGGACGGTTCGTGGGCACCGCTGCGGCAGTCCCTCGATCTGGACACCGCGTTCTCAGACCTCGCCCTGCGGGCCGCCTCCGATCTGCGGGACGCGGCCGGCGGGGAGTTCGTGACCGGTGAGCAGGCCGTCATCGCCTGGGAGGACGTCTGCCGGGCCGCCGTCCTGATCGGCGGCGGCGAGCTTCCGCTGGATCTCGTGTTCGCCTTCGACAGCGAGAACGGGCGCCGTGGCTCGTTGGAATACGACGGCCTGCGTTATGCGCCGGACACGGCCGAACGCATTGTCGCGAGCTACCTCGAACTCCTGCGCGCGGCGATCCATGACGTGAAGACGCCGATCGGCCTGTTGCCTCTGGTGTCGTCGCCGATACGGAATCCCGCCGCCGAGGCCGACGAGATGTCCGGGACGAGCGAGTGGGACGTCACCGCGCATGAGCTGTTCGACCGCGCCGCCGCAAGGTACCCCGAGGCCCAGGCGCTGCGTTGGGACGGCGGCGAGATGACTTACGCGGAGCTGAAGGCTGCCGCCGACCGGTGCGCCGGCCGGATCGGTCCCGCACGCGTCGTTGCGCTGTCCGGGCCGCGCTGCCCCGAACTGATCGTCGCGCTGCTGGCGATCCTCAAGAGCGGAGCCGGATATGTGCCGCTCGATTCGGCGTATCCCCGCGAGCGCCTGGACCACATGCTCACCGACAGCCGCGCCGAAGTCCTGATCGGCCCGGCCGGAATCGACGGTGCGCTCACCGTTCCCGAGGGCGTCCGCGTCATCGATCTGCACGAAATGCTCGTGGACGCGCCGGGCCTCCCAGTGGATGTGTGGTCCGCGCCGCACACCCCGACCACCACCGCAGACCTCTGCTACGTCATCTACACCTCCGGCTCGACCGGTCTGCCCAAGGGCGTCGGCATGCCGCACCGGCCGCTCGCGTCCCTGCTGGACTGGCAGTTCCGCCACTCGCAGGCCGGCCCCGGCTGGAACACCCTCCAGTTCGCGGCGTTCAGCTTCGACGTCGCCTTCCAGGAGATGTTCGCCACCTGGGGCACCGGCGGCACTCTGGTGCTGATCACTGACGAGGTCCGCCGCGATCCGGACCGGCTCGCCGACTGGCTGACCGAGCAGAGCGTGCACCGATTGTTCCTGCCCTTCGTCGCCCTTCAGCAGCTTGCCGAGGTGTCCCTGCACTCCGGGCGCTACCCCTCGGCCCTGCGCGAAGTCATCACGGCGGGGGAGCAGCTACACGTCAGTCCGGCCGTGCGCGAGTTCTTCCACCGCACAGGCGCGTCGCTGGAGAATCAGTACGGCCCTTCGGAAACCCACGTCGTCACCGCCGAGCGCTTGTCCGCCGACCCGGCCGACTGGCCGGAGCTGCCGGCGATCGGGGTTCCGATCGACCGCGCGGTGGTGGAGATCCTCGACGAGCGGCTGCAACCCCTGCCGGACGGTGTACCCGGCGAGATCTGCGTCTCCGGCGTGCCGCTGGCCGACGGGTATCTGGGCCGGCCCGACCTGACCGCCGAGCGTTTCGTGGTCCGCGATCCGGGCGTCGGGCCTGTCGGTTCTGCCGGTGCCCGGCACGCCCGGGACGCCGCTGGGCGGACCAGGGTCCGGACCTACCGCACGGGCGACTTCGGAACACGGCTCCCTGACGGCCGGATCCAGTGCCTCGGCCGCCGCGACGGGCAGGTCAAGATCCGTGGCTTCCGGGTCGAGCTCGGCGAGGTCGAGGCGCAGATCCTGACTCAGGACGGGCTGGCCGAGGCCGTCGTCGTCGTGCGGGAGGGGGCGTCGGACAAGCAGATCATCGCCTACTACCTGCTCGCCGAGGGCTGTGATGTCCCGCCGCGGACGCTGCGCAGCGATCTGGTGCGGATTCTGCCCGGGCACATGGTGCCGTTCGCCTGCGTCGCCGTCACCGCGCTGCCGCTGACCCCCAGCGGCAAGGTCGATCGGCGCACGCTCGCCGGGCGGCCGTTGCCTGAAGACCCCGACGCCGCGTACGAGGCCGTGCTCGACGAGCGCGGCATGGTCGAGGAGGCCGGTGCCGTCCCGACCATCGGCGACGCGGCCGACGACGGTACCGCGTCGCCCTTCGCGGAGCTCCTGGTCGAGATCTGGGCCGATGCTCTGGCCCGCGACGCCATCGGCGTCCACGCCGACCTGTTCGCCCTCGGTGCCGAATCGGCCACCGCTCTGGAGGTCGCCTCGCAGTTGACGGAGATCTTCCGCCTCACCGTCCCGGTGCGTGTGCTGTTCGATCGGCCGACCCCCGCCGGGCAGGCCGCCTGGTTCGCCGCCCGTGAAGCCGCGGGCGACGGCCGCCTGGCCGACATCGCGCGGCTGCTCCTCGCCTCCGAAGCCTGA